One genomic window of Ziziphus jujuba cultivar Dongzao chromosome 4, ASM3175591v1 includes the following:
- the LOC107415803 gene encoding DNA (cytosine-5)-methyltransferase 1-like has protein sequence MGSAALLEPTVPNPTDQSSSGSDMKKSKNSTKKSVTTGHKGKKRSSPEKNEDSSTSRKMPRRTAACTDFKEKSVHISEKSSVIGTKKDRFAEEEVLALALTSGNEVDRANRRLTDFILHDENGTLQPLEMLEVTDLFISGLVLPLDETSKNDKERGVRCEAFGRIELWDISGYDDGTPVVWLSTDAADYDCRKPANSYKKFYDLFFEKARVCIEVYKQLSKSSGGNPDSSLDELLAGVVRSMNGIKSFSGGASIKDFVISQGDFIYNQLIGLDETSKKNDRKFAELPVLDALRDCCRKHQTFMKPEVMSSVEGIKIDPGFGDVDNKIITSGSSICADQEDEDMKLARILQEEEYWQSMKQKKNEGSTSNSNKYYVKINEDEIANDYPLPAYYKNTIEETDELIIFDSDIDLCKPDELPRSMLHNWSLYNSDSRLISLELLPMKPCADIDVTIFGSGVMTADDGSGFCLDSDSSQFSSSGSGAQGFDGIPIYLTAIKEWMIEFGASMIFISIRTDVAWYRLGKPSKQYAPWYETVMKTARLGISIITLLKEQTRIARLSFAEVMKRLSEFKKDNCAYISSDSAVVERYVVVHGQIILQLFAEFPDENIRRSAFVTGLTTKMEERHHTKWLVKKKVVHKCERNLNPRAGMAPVVSKRKAMQATTTRLINRIWGEYYSNYSPEDLDKEAVCEIKEEEVEEQEDNVEDDDDENEELLVLEMAEKPSSVSRGNKSRSAKFEIRWDGQPVGRTSSGEALYQQVTVHGDTIVVGCAVLVDSDESNELPAIYFVEYMFEASDGRKMFHGRMMQQGSQTVLGNAANEREVFLTNECINLGLEDVKQKVVVEIRLMPWGHQHRKDNANADKIDRARAEERKKKGLPTEYFCKSLYWPEKGAFFGLSPDTMGLGSGLCHSCEIKEVQKEKAVFKLNSSKTGFVYNGTEYSVYDYVYISPDQFAEKRTENGTFKAGRNVGLRAYVVCQLLDIIVKKETKHAETKHTQVKVRRFYRPEDISVDKAYSSDIREVYYSEVTHDLAVESIEGRCEVRKKNDLPVCGALGIFQHIFFCEHLYDPSKGSLRQLPAHIKLRYSTGNLDNDTASRKKKGKSVAGENDLEVQKQREASQEKCLATLDIFAGCGGLSEGLQKSGASLTKWAIEYEQPAGDAFKCNHPESLVFINNCNVILRAVMEKCGDVDDCISTSEAAESAASLGEKEISDLPMPGQVDFINGGPPCQGFSGMNRFSQSTWSKVQCEMILAFLSFADYFRPKYFLLENVRNFVSFNKGQTFRLTLASLLEMGYQVRFGILEAGAYGISQSRKRAFIWAASPEEVLPEWPEPMHVFGAPELRISLSEKSQYTAVRSTARGAPFRAITVRDTIGDLPAVGNGASKTILEYQGEPVSWFQKTIRGDMAFLTDHMSKEMNELNLIRCQKIPKQPGADWQCLPDEKVTLSTGQLVDLIPWCLPNTAKRHNQWKGLFGRLDWEGNFPTSITDPQPMGKVGMCFHPDQDRILTVRECARSQGFPDSYKFAGNIQHKHRQIGNAVPPPLAYALGRKLKEAMDSKRFR, from the exons ATGGGATCTGCTGCTCTATTGGAACCCACGGTTCCTAATCCGACTGACCAATCATCATCAGGTTCAG ATATGAAGAAGAGCAAAAACAGTACTAAAAAGTCGGTGACAACAGGCCACAAGGGAAAGAAGCGAAGCTCACCAGAGAAAAATGAAGATTCATCTACTTCTAGAAAGATGCCAAGGCGAACAGCTGCATGTACTGATTTCAAGGAGAAGTCTGTTCATATATCTGAAAAATCTTCTGTTATTGGAACAAAGAAGGATAGGTTTGCAGAAGAAGAAGTTTTAGCTCTAGCCCTGACTTCTGGAAATGAGGTTGACCGAGCAAACAGAAGACTAACGGATTTTATCTTGCATGATGAGAATGGTACTTTGCAGCCCCTTGAGATGTTGGAAGTTACCGACCTGTTTATCTCTGGTCTTGTACTGCCTCTCGATGAAACTTCAAAGAACGACAAGGAAAGAGGTGTTAGATGTGAAGCTTTTGGACGAATAGAATTATGGGACATCTCTGGTTATGATGATGGAACTCCAGTTGTCTGGCTTTCAACTGATGCTGCTGATTATGATTGCCGGAAACCTGCAAACAGCtacaaaaaattttatgatCTTTTCTTTGAAAAGGCCCGTGTCTGCATTGAGGTCTATAAACAACTGTCAAAATCTTCTGGAGGGAATCCTGATTCAAGTCTTGATGAGTTGCTAGCTGGTGTTGTTCGTTCCATGAATGGCATCAAGTCTTTTTCTGGTGGGGCATCTATAAAAGACTTTGTAATTTCCCAGggtgattttatatataatcagtTGATAGGCTTGGATGAAACATCAAAGAAGAATGATCGGAAATTTGCAGAGTTGCCTGTGCTTGATGCCCTAAGAGATTGTTGTAGAAAGCATCAAACTTTCATGAAGCCAGAGGTTATGTCTTCTGTTGAGGGTATAAAAATTGATCCAGGATTTGGAGATGTAGATAACAAAATCATTACATCTGGTTCATCCATATGTGCAGATCAGGAAGATGAGGACATGAAGTTGGCAAGGATATTGCAAGAAGAAGAGTACTGGCAgtcaatgaaacaaaaaaagaatgagGGTTCCacttcaaactcaaacaaatactatgtcaaaattaatgaagaTGAAATTGCCAACGACTATCCCCTGCCTGCTTATTACAAGAACACAATTGAAGAAACTGATGAATTAATCATTTTTGACAGTGACATTGACTTGTGTAAACCTGATGAGCTTCCTCGAAGTATGCTTCATAATTGGTCTCTCTACAACTCAGACTCAAGATTGATCTCACTGGAGCTTCTTCCTATGAAACCTTGTGCAGATATTGATGTTACTATCTTTGGGTCAGGTGTAATGACTGCTGATGATGGAAGTGGATTCTGTCTTGATAGTGATTCTAGTCAGTTTTCATCTAGTGGTTCAGGAGCACAAGGTTTTGATGGGATTCCTATATATTTGACTGCGATAAAGGAATGGATGATTGAATTCGGGGCATCaatgatttttatttctatacGAACAGATGTTGCCTG GTACAGACTTGGTAAGCCATCAAAACAGTATGCACCGTGGTATGAAACAGTTATGAAAACAGCAAGACTTGGCATAAGTATTATTACTTTATTGAAGGAGCAAACCCGTATAGCACGCCTCTCTTTTGCCGAAGTCATGAAGAGATTATCAGAATTCAAAAAGGATAACTGTGCTTACATTTCTTCTGATTCAGCTGTTGTTGAGAGATATGTGGTTGTCCATGGGCAGATAATATTACAGCTCTTTGCAGAATTTCCAGATGAGAATATTAGAAGATCTGCATTTGTGACAGGTCTTACAACTAAAATGGAGGAGAGACATCACACTAAATGGTTGGTGAAGAAGAAGGTTGTACATAAGTGTGAACGCAATTTGAATCCAAGAGCAGGTATGGCACCTGTAGTGTCCAAGAGGAAGGCTATGCAAGCTACGACAACAAGGTTGATAAACAGAATCTGGGGGGAGTACTATTCAAATTACAGTCCAGAAGATTTAGACAAGGAAGCTGTATGTGAAATCAAAGAGGAAGAAGTTGAGGAGCAAGAGGATAATGTGGAGgacgatgatgatgaaaatgaaGAGTTGCTAGTTTTGGAGATGGCAGAGAAACCTAGTTCAGTTTCAAGAGGAAATAAATCACGCTCTGCTAAATTTGAAATAAGATGGGATGGGCAGCCTGTTGGCAGAACAAGTTCAGGGGAAGCTCTTTATCAACAGGTAACTGTTCATGGAGATACAATTGTTGTGGGGTGTGCTGTGCTGGTGGATTCTGATGAATCAAATGAACTACCTGCCATCTATTTTGTGGAATACATGTTTGAAGCATCAGATGGACGCAAAATGTTTCATGGGAGAATGATGCAGCAAGGGTCACAGACTGTTCTTGGAAATGCTGCAAATGAGAGAGAGGTATTCCTGACAAATGAGTGCATTAACTTGGGATTGGAGGATGTTAAACAGAAGGTCGTTGTGGAGATCCGGTTAATGCCATGGGGACATCAGCATAGGAAGGATAATGCTAATGCTGACAAAATTGATAGAGCAAGGGcagaagagagaaagaagaaaggGCTGCCCACTGAATATTTCTGTAAAAGCTTGTATTGGCCTGAGAAGGGTGCTTTCTTTGGTCTTTCTCCCGATACTATGGGCTTGGGTTCTGGTTTGTGCCATTCTTGTGAAATAAAGGAAGTCCAGAAAGAGAAGGCTGTTTTCAAACTGAATTCATCAAAGACTGGCTTTGTATATAATGGAACTGAGTATTCTGTTTATGATTATGTCTATATAAGTCCTGATCAATTTGCTGAGAAAAGGACGGAAAATGGAACTTTTAAAGCTGGGAGAAATGTGGGTTTGAGAGCTTATGTTGTGTGCCAACTGCTGGATATTATTGTCAAAAAGGAAACCAAACATGCAGAAACAAAACATACACAGGTTAAGGTCAGAAGATTTTACAGACCAGAAGACATTTCAGTTGACAAGGCATACTCTTCTGATATTCGAGAG gTCTATTACAGTGAAGTAACACATGATTTGGCTGTTGAGAGTATAGAAGGGAGATGTGAAGTTAGAAAAAAGAATGATCTTCCAGTGTGCGGTGCTCTTGGCATTTTTCAGCATATCTTTTTCTGTGAACATCTGTATGATCCTTCTAAAGGATCCCTCAGGCAG TTGCCAGCGCACATAAAACTTAGATATTCAACTGGAAACTTGGATAATGATACTGCATCTAGAAAGAAAAAGGGCAAGTCTGTAGCGGGAGAAAATGATTTAGAAGTTCAAAAACAAAGAGAAGCCTCACAGGAGAAATGTCTAGCCACATTAGATATTTTTGCTGGTTGTGGTGGTTTATCGGAGGGACTGCAGAAGTCAG GTGCTTCGTTAACAAAGTGGGCAATAGAATATGAACAGCCTGCTGGAGATGCATTTAAATGCAATCATCCAGAGTCGCTGGTCTTTATCAATAACTGCAATGTTATTTTAAG GGCTGTAATGGAGAAGTGTGGGGATGTGGATGATTGTATCTCAACTTCTGAAGCCGCTGAATCAGCAGCATCACTCGGTGAGAAGGAAATTAGTGATTTGCCAATGCCAGGACAAGTGGATTTCATTAATGGAGGACCTCCATGTCAG GGATTTTCTGGAATGAATAGGTTCAGCCAAAGTACTTGGAGCAAAGTTCAGTGTGAAATGATCTTGGCCTTCTTATCCTTTGCAGACTACTTCCGTCCCAAGTATTTCCTCTTAGAGAATGTGAGGAACTTTGTATCTTTTAATAAAGGACAGACTTTTCGTTTAACTCTGGCTTCACTTCTTGAGATGGGTTATCAG GTGAGATTTGGTATTCTGGAAGCTGGAGCTTATGGCATTTCTCAGTCACGAAAGCGAGCATTTATTTGGGCAGCCTCTCCAGAAGAGGTTCTTCCAGAATGGCCAGAACCCATGCACGTTTTTGGTGCCCCAGAATTGAGAATCTCATTATCAGAAAAATCGCAATATACTGCTGTTAGGAGTACTGCAAGGGGAGCCCCTTTCCGGGCAATAACTGTGAGAGATACGATTGGTGATCTCCCTGCTGTAGGGAATGGAGCCTCCAAGACCATTTTAGAG TATCAAGGTGAACCTGTCTCGTGGTTTCAAAAGACAATAAGAGGAGACATGGCATTTTTGACTGACCACATGTCCAAAGAAATGAATGAGCTGAATCTCATTCGATGTCAGAAGATTCCTAAGCAGCCAGGTGCTGATTGGCAATGCCTTCCAGATGAAAAG GTAACACTGTCCACTGGACAGTTGGTTGATTTGATACCATGGTGTCTGCCAAATACTGCCAAACGCCACAACCAATGGAAGGGCCTGTTTGGAAGGTTGGATTGGGAGGGTAACTTTCCTACTTCCATAACTGATCCTCAACCAATGGGTAAGGTGGGGATGTGCTTTCACCCTGATCAAGACAGGATTCTTACTGTTCGAGAATGTGCTCGATCTCAA GGTTTCCCGGATAGCTATAAGTTTGCTGGCAATATTCAACACAAGCACAGGCAAATTGGAAATGCTGTTCCTCCTCCTTTGGCGTATGCACTAGGTAGAAAACTTAAGGAAGCGATGGACAGTAAAAGGTTCAGATAG
- the LOC107404336 gene encoding uncharacterized protein LOC107404336: MWKPQPRPRPQPRPRRHSVSNKPDGWAAFDLKHRQKQNLVPPDDNSCDPFPAIVSSQAQSHAHAHPHHQRPLSSLLPQTQSQSQKSQTQTHSSSVTATGSLYNRPKHHLDRTFTRHVVMDMDAVHDIHHAADSSRVSQDTKISSLPVEPEWDGDHHEDLYLTLRQNAFTTFMSASQHSKAATNAFIRGDHFAAKQHSLKAQQQRLAAKKLNTEAAKEILSIRNSKNDLWKLDLHGLHAAEAIQVLKEHLQQIETQVYNSNRSLSPASVGMEGRIGRSSSLQSYTCMDVGKLDTQHASSRQRPTSLEVITGVGNHSRGQAALPTAVRGFLSENGYRFEELRPGVITVRPKYRITNW, from the exons ATGTGGAAGCCACAGCCACGGCCACGGCCACAGCCACGGCCACGCCGTCATTCAGTGTCAAACAAGCCTGATGGATGGGCAGCTTTCGACCTCAAGCACCGCCAGAAGCAAAATCTTGTACCTCCCGATGACAATAGCTGCGACCCTTTCCCAGCTATAGTATCATCTCAGGCTCAGTCTCACGCTCACGCTCACCCTCATCATCAAAGGCCTTTATCTTCCCTGCTCCCTCAAACTCAATCTCAATCTCAAAAATCTCAAACTCAAACTCATTCTTCTTCTGTTACTGCTACTGGGTCTCTCTATAATCGCCCAAAACACCACCTTGATCGCACCTTCACTCGGCACGTGGTCATGGACATGGACGCTGTCCATGATATTCACCATGCTGCTGATTCTTCTCGTGTTTCCCAAGACACCAAAATCAGCTCTCTACCCGTTGAACCCGAGTGGGACGGCGACCACCACGAAGACCTTTATTTGACCCTTCGTCAAAATGCTTTCACAACTTTCAT GTCAGCATCACAACATTCAAAGGCAGCCACTAATGCTTTTATTAGAGGCGATCATTTTGCTGCCAAGCAACACTCACTCAAGGCTCAACAACAAAGGCTGGCTGCTAAAAAGCTTAACACTGAGGCTGCTAAGGAAATTCTAAGTATTAGGAATAGCAAAAATGATCTCTGGAAATTAGATTTACATGGTCTTCATGCTGCAGAAGCTATTCAGGTTTTAAAAGAACATCTGCAGCAAATTGAAACCCAAGTCTACAATTCTAATCGTTCTTTATCTCCAGCAAGTGTTGGAATGGAAGGAAGGATAGGACGCTCGTCCTCGCTTCAATCTTATACTTGTATGGACGTGGGGAAGTTGGATACACAACACGCATCATCAAGGCAGAGGCCAACATCCTTAGAAGTAATAACAG GTGTAGGTAATCATAGCCGAGGACAAGCTGCACTCCCAACAGCTGTAAGAGGCTTTCTTAGCGAGAACGG ATACCGTTTTGAAGAGCTCAGGCCAGGAGTGATCACCGTCCGGCCCAAGTACCGTATTACCAATTGGTGA